A single Bifidobacterium asteroides DNA region contains:
- a CDS encoding MFS transporter, whose protein sequence is MNETTQKQREESLILKAMPFMIFLCFMQVFSDQMFGIVSPDIAKTFTLTPAQVGWLTTIASLVFGVGGAIYSTLSDDVSPRKLFTFGTVMFGLGSLLMVALQFSFWLIIVARSIQVVGAAVIPGCFVVFVRKYLSADKQAKYLGFNTAMFQLSAALGAVFGGMISKYMSWQVTMIIPVLVLVALPALRKYLPDTAKADEGHTSQRINIPSVIVFSAAFALILLAINKNTLLWWGIAVLGVVVYVICSKLVSNPIIDIALFKVPKLVTGSLVGAIVYGTQSAFFFVFPFLMQANYDVSSATVGMMYLPANICAFLSGMSSGFITNKVGAKKGFQIGCAVILLSQLMFGFFMGGNIAFMWVALVLFGVGYTIIYPAYNSILPNALPNEVVGRGMAVNNLLKRLVLTAMIAASGVLISGCALGKRLVPTMGHTDKSFIYSNVCFIFAVVIVIGMVSYYFVFKNVEEDKQQA, encoded by the coding sequence ATGAACGAGACAACTCAAAAGCAGCGTGAGGAGTCGCTGATTCTCAAAGCGATGCCTTTTATGATTTTTCTCTGCTTCATGCAGGTGTTCAGCGATCAGATGTTTGGGATCGTGTCGCCTGATATCGCCAAAACTTTTACGCTGACGCCGGCTCAGGTAGGTTGGTTGACGACTATCGCCTCGTTGGTTTTCGGGGTCGGAGGAGCAATTTACTCGACTCTGTCAGATGATGTGTCACCTCGGAAATTATTTACTTTTGGAACTGTGATGTTCGGCTTGGGGTCTCTGTTGATGGTGGCCTTGCAGTTCTCCTTCTGGCTGATTATCGTCGCCAGGTCCATCCAAGTAGTGGGTGCAGCGGTTATACCGGGCTGCTTCGTGGTTTTTGTGCGCAAGTATCTGTCTGCTGATAAACAAGCGAAGTATCTAGGCTTCAATACAGCCATGTTCCAGCTCTCAGCCGCTCTAGGCGCTGTGTTTGGCGGCATGATCAGCAAGTACATGTCTTGGCAGGTTACGATGATCATCCCTGTTCTGGTGCTGGTCGCACTTCCTGCTTTGCGCAAATATTTGCCTGACACAGCCAAAGCTGATGAGGGACATACATCTCAGCGAATCAATATTCCATCGGTCATTGTTTTCTCTGCAGCGTTCGCATTGATCTTGCTGGCCATTAACAAGAACACTCTTCTATGGTGGGGAATAGCCGTGCTGGGTGTGGTTGTTTACGTGATTTGCTCGAAACTCGTTTCCAATCCCATTATTGATATTGCGCTGTTCAAGGTGCCCAAGCTGGTAACGGGTTCTTTGGTGGGTGCCATCGTCTATGGGACGCAGTCGGCTTTCTTCTTCGTCTTCCCGTTCCTGATGCAGGCCAATTATGATGTCAGCAGCGCCACAGTCGGCATGATGTATCTGCCGGCTAATATCTGTGCCTTCTTGTCAGGCATGTCCTCAGGTTTTATCACCAATAAGGTCGGTGCCAAGAAAGGCTTCCAGATCGGGTGCGCGGTTATTCTGCTCTCGCAGCTAATGTTCGGTTTCTTCATGGGTGGCAATATCGCCTTTATGTGGGTGGCGTTGGTGCTCTTCGGTGTTGGGTACACCATCATTTATCCTGCCTACAATTCAATCCTGCCTAATGCGTTACCCAATGAGGTAGTCGGACGTGGTATGGCGGTCAACAATCTGCTAAAGCGACTGGTGCTTACGGCTATGATCGCCGCCTCAGGTGTGCTCATTTCCGGGTGTGCCCTAGGCAAGCGGTTGGTGCCGACCATGGGCCACACGGATAAATCATTCATCTATTCCAATGTCTGCTTCATCTTTGCGGTGGTCATTGTCATAGGCATGGTGTCCTACTACTTCGTCTTCAAGAACGTGGAAGAGGACAAGCAGCAGGCCTAA
- a CDS encoding nucleoside hydrolase — MESRKKSILCVDTGVDDALALCYALSHEDLDLIGICASYGMATVPKTYSNTKHIVSMMGREDIPVYMGSEKPLSRTREYNGMFHGMDGLGNQNLPDISGDAQPEESIDFIINSIKQYGDDLQIITTGPMTDMAKVLMRFPEGTIPTFTLVSMAGAAITPGNSGPYGEANAKADPEASKIVLESGVNLTMVGLDVTRKTLLTKENLEVWQGYDTPMAHVLSTAVEFYLAEYKKYHPYLAGCALHDPLAVGVAIDPSLVTTIPMNMTVTTTGEAIGNTIENLDKVAEKPTTKVALLVDADRFMKDFYGHVNAALQ; from the coding sequence ATGGAGAGCCGGAAGAAATCAATTCTATGCGTTGACACGGGTGTGGACGATGCCCTCGCACTTTGCTATGCCCTGTCTCACGAGGATCTTGACCTGATCGGGATCTGTGCCTCCTATGGCATGGCTACTGTCCCCAAGACCTACTCCAACACCAAGCACATTGTGAGCATGATGGGTCGAGAAGACATCCCAGTCTATATGGGTAGTGAGAAGCCCTTGAGCCGTACCCGTGAATACAACGGCATGTTTCATGGCATGGATGGTCTGGGTAATCAAAATCTGCCCGACATCAGTGGTGACGCCCAGCCCGAAGAATCCATAGACTTCATCATCAACAGCATCAAACAGTATGGTGATGATCTGCAGATTATCACCACAGGTCCCATGACTGATATGGCCAAGGTGCTCATGCGCTTTCCCGAAGGCACTATACCAACTTTTACATTAGTGAGTATGGCGGGTGCGGCTATTACGCCCGGTAACAGCGGCCCCTATGGGGAGGCTAACGCCAAGGCCGATCCGGAGGCTTCTAAAATCGTGCTGGAGTCTGGTGTAAACCTCACCATGGTTGGTTTGGATGTCACTAGGAAGACTCTGCTGACCAAGGAAAATCTGGAAGTCTGGCAAGGTTACGATACGCCCATGGCGCATGTGCTGAGCACGGCTGTTGAGTTCTACCTAGCTGAGTATAAGAAGTATCACCCGTATCTGGCTGGATGTGCATTGCATGATCCCCTGGCCGTCGGCGTGGCCATTGATCCGAGTCTGGTCACCACAATTCCCATGAATATGACTGTGACCACAACCGGCGAGGCGATTGGGAACACTATTGAAAATCTCGACAAGGTCGCGGAAAAACCGACGACCAAAGTCGCACTGCTGGTCGATGCCGACCGGTTCATGAAGGATTTCTATGGCCACGTCAACGCGGCCCTGCAGTGA
- a CDS encoding LacI family DNA-binding transcriptional regulator — MTIRDVAERAGVSPTTVSQILHGKGRFSRKTRDFVLSMVKSMGYVPDSRARAMRSDPVKTVGLLVPDLRNAYFADMVASMEEELYARGISTLIGSFGEDSARQDSFLRNIMGQRIDGAIVVPKGVPTHGIEDVVRWGLPLVFVDRRVPGLASVPYIVSDPSQGIRQALQALFQKGHRRVGFVSHSSLASTTLYERESAFRELTAEMMPDCDCPVVDCQGEYDSRVAGLDVLMAHQVTAVIFGYSPDAITMIGLMQKRQLVIGVDISVVSFDDIEVFRLMTPQVSVISQQAQEMGRRGVREVLELIGAREDAADDDGKVASPQEANDSRERHMVAIPTIFIARDSIGPMHRN, encoded by the coding sequence GTGACCATTCGCGATGTGGCCGAGCGGGCGGGGGTATCGCCTACCACCGTCTCGCAGATCCTGCACGGCAAAGGCCGTTTTTCACGAAAGACCAGAGACTTTGTGTTGAGCATGGTCAAGTCCATGGGTTACGTGCCTGACTCCCGGGCCCGGGCCATGCGCTCTGATCCGGTCAAGACCGTGGGGCTGCTGGTGCCGGACTTGCGCAACGCCTATTTCGCCGACATGGTCGCCTCCATGGAGGAGGAGCTCTATGCCCGCGGCATTTCGACGCTGATTGGTTCTTTCGGCGAGGATTCGGCGCGACAGGACTCTTTTTTGCGCAACATCATGGGCCAGCGGATCGATGGGGCCATCGTTGTGCCCAAGGGGGTGCCCACCCATGGCATCGAGGATGTAGTCAGGTGGGGGCTGCCCCTGGTCTTCGTGGATCGACGGGTGCCAGGTCTGGCTTCGGTGCCTTACATCGTTTCGGACCCCAGCCAGGGTATACGTCAGGCCCTGCAGGCCCTTTTTCAGAAAGGTCATCGACGCGTCGGATTCGTCTCGCATTCCTCGCTGGCTTCGACCACCCTCTATGAGCGGGAGAGCGCCTTCCGTGAGCTGACTGCCGAGATGATGCCGGATTGTGACTGCCCGGTCGTGGATTGCCAGGGGGAGTATGACTCGCGTGTGGCGGGGCTGGATGTGCTGATGGCCCACCAGGTCACGGCTGTCATCTTCGGCTACTCGCCGGACGCCATCACCATGATCGGGCTGATGCAGAAGCGTCAGCTCGTCATTGGCGTGGACATCTCGGTGGTTTCCTTTGATGACATCGAGGTCTTTCGGCTTATGACTCCGCAGGTGTCGGTCATATCCCAACAGGCCCAGGAGATGGGTCGCCGAGGTGTGCGGGAGGTGCTGGAGCTGATCGGGGCCCGTGAGGATGCCGCTGACGATGACGGGAAGGTTGCTTCGCCACAAGAGGCCAACGACAGCAGGGAGCGGCACATGGTCGCTATTCCTACCATCTTCATTGCCAGGGATTCGATCGGCCCGATGCATCGGAACTGA
- a CDS encoding formate--tetrahydrofolate ligase has protein sequence MRGFDDYVRPYGLFDKIDAFGYLKDLREHPDMPRKQGRVLLVTADTPLKASRGEGKTTTTIALIDALRARGVDAAAVLRQPSMGITAAGSKGGASGGGKSSLTHPELVDWGLCGEMAAIESAQNLLVSFAEKAVDEGRLDTVLVPRVSEVPSRSLRQITVDRGKGDLPERTVLTPTCELMQIVVLSRSMEEIERRVAAMVAGTLDGRPVTFGEFVDLWRITGILTDAVKPAFTQTLEGSPVYVHGGPFANVSIGIPSLVSVEMACARHDVVVVEAGYGADAGAQKWLDIAAREYGAQWPAAAVVVTRATTWRDDPKLRWRYPFHVHRLEGLGIPTFPLINLWEGEDDQVDSLRETADGLGFRRPMAGNLFRDGGKALEPQLDDLIKALQEPAKGQADTASLHDMSVPDRIRWIAKSAYGVPADRVVEREGFQDSLQAASDLCSKAGISLEDLVVVAVKSPATMTDDDRADQDKRTVTLKKVEAHTGAGLLQVNLTTSLTTPMPKIV, from the coding sequence ATGAGGGGTTTCGATGATTATGTCAGGCCATATGGCTTGTTTGACAAGATCGATGCCTTCGGCTATTTGAAGGATCTGAGGGAGCATCCGGATATGCCGCGCAAGCAGGGCCGAGTGCTGTTGGTGACCGCCGACACCCCGCTCAAGGCTTCGCGAGGGGAGGGCAAGACCACGACCACCATCGCCCTGATCGACGCTCTGCGCGCCCGGGGGGTGGATGCTGCGGCCGTCCTGCGTCAGCCCAGCATGGGCATCACCGCAGCTGGATCCAAGGGTGGCGCCTCCGGTGGCGGCAAGTCTTCCCTGACGCATCCTGAGCTGGTGGACTGGGGTCTGTGCGGGGAGATGGCGGCTATCGAATCCGCACAGAACCTGTTGGTCTCCTTTGCAGAGAAGGCTGTGGACGAGGGCCGGCTGGACACCGTCCTGGTGCCCCGGGTCAGCGAGGTGCCTTCGCGGTCCCTGCGGCAGATCACTGTGGACCGAGGCAAGGGCGATCTGCCCGAGCGGACCGTGCTGACGCCAACCTGCGAGCTCATGCAGATCGTCGTGCTCTCCCGGAGCATGGAGGAGATAGAACGGCGTGTTGCCGCCATGGTTGCGGGGACCCTGGACGGTCGCCCGGTCACCTTTGGTGAGTTTGTGGACCTGTGGCGGATCACCGGCATTCTGACCGACGCGGTCAAGCCTGCCTTCACTCAGACCCTGGAGGGTTCACCGGTCTATGTGCATGGCGGGCCTTTCGCCAACGTCTCCATCGGCATCCCCAGCCTGGTGTCCGTGGAGATGGCCTGCGCCCGGCACGACGTGGTCGTCGTCGAGGCGGGCTATGGAGCTGATGCCGGTGCCCAGAAGTGGCTGGACATCGCCGCCCGCGAATATGGGGCCCAGTGGCCTGCCGCCGCAGTGGTCGTCACCCGTGCCACCACTTGGCGGGACGATCCCAAGCTGCGCTGGCGCTATCCCTTCCACGTGCATCGTCTGGAGGGACTGGGCATCCCCACCTTCCCGCTGATCAACCTCTGGGAAGGCGAGGACGATCAGGTGGATTCCCTGCGGGAGACGGCCGACGGTCTGGGCTTCCGCAGGCCTATGGCGGGCAACCTCTTCCGTGATGGGGGCAAGGCCCTTGAGCCTCAGCTGGATGATCTGATCAAGGCCTTGCAGGAGCCTGCGAAGGGCCAGGCGGATACGGCCAGCCTGCATGATATGTCCGTGCCGGATCGGATTCGCTGGATCGCCAAGAGCGCCTACGGGGTGCCGGCTGATCGGGTTGTTGAGCGTGAGGGCTTCCAGGACAGCCTCCAGGCGGCCTCAGACTTGTGCAGCAAGGCAGGCATCTCTCTCGAGGATCTGGTGGTGGTGGCGGTCAAGTCGCCGGCCACCATGACCGACGATGACCGAGCCGACCAGGACAAGCGCACAGTCACTCTAAAGAAGGTTGAGGCCCATACGGGGGCCGGTCTCCTGCAGGTGAACCTGACCACCTCCCTGACCACGCCCATGCCCAAGATCGTCTGA
- a CDS encoding C69 family dipeptidase, giving the protein MPCTTLLIGKHASYDGSTIIARNEDSANGEFRPKRFVLVAPDQQPRHYRSVISHLEMDLPEDPMRYTSVPNAVLDQGLWAEAGVNSANVAMSATETITTNERVLGADPLVELTPAQGRPGDEGYLAEVPGGIGEEDLVTIVLPYIRSAREGVLRLGSLLERYGTYEMNGIAFSDVDEIWWMETIGGHHWIAKRVPDDSYVTMPNQLGIDEFDLDDAFGEQTDHLCSADLREFIADNHLNLAVESASPFNPRDAFGSHSDSDHVYNTPRAWYMQRFLNPYDEIWDGPDADHAPTSDNIPWCRQPERLITVEDVKYLLSSHYQGTPYDPYGRTGDEHTKGLYRPIGINRNDQLALIQLRPYRPESCRAIQWMSYGSNAFNALVPFYANVDRTPDYLANATDRVSTDSLYWSDRLIAALCDSEFAGTSAAVERYQQSVGGEGHRLIAAADEQVARLEGADQGTDNAEVRQVLEAANQDMADRLRKQTDDLLGQVLYTVSMGMRNGYHLSDN; this is encoded by the coding sequence ATGCCCTGCACCACGCTTCTGATAGGCAAGCACGCCAGTTATGACGGATCCACCATCATCGCCCGAAATGAGGATTCAGCCAACGGGGAGTTCCGTCCCAAGCGCTTCGTCCTGGTCGCTCCCGACCAGCAGCCACGGCACTACCGCAGCGTGATCAGCCACTTGGAGATGGATCTGCCCGAGGACCCCATGCGTTACACCTCGGTGCCCAATGCCGTGCTCGACCAAGGGCTATGGGCCGAAGCAGGCGTCAACAGCGCCAACGTGGCCATGTCAGCCACTGAGACCATCACTACCAACGAGCGTGTGCTGGGCGCCGATCCGCTGGTGGAACTCACCCCCGCCCAGGGCCGTCCGGGCGATGAAGGCTACCTGGCCGAGGTACCCGGGGGCATCGGCGAGGAGGACCTGGTCACCATCGTCCTGCCCTATATCCGCTCGGCGCGGGAGGGTGTCCTGCGGCTGGGTTCCCTTCTTGAGCGCTACGGCACCTATGAGATGAATGGCATTGCCTTCAGCGACGTGGACGAGATCTGGTGGATGGAGACCATAGGCGGCCATCACTGGATCGCCAAGCGGGTGCCCGATGACTCTTATGTGACCATGCCCAACCAGCTGGGCATTGACGAGTTCGATCTGGACGACGCCTTCGGGGAACAGACCGATCACCTTTGCTCGGCCGACCTGCGGGAGTTCATCGCCGACAACCACCTGAATCTTGCCGTGGAGTCGGCCTCGCCCTTCAATCCGCGTGATGCCTTCGGATCCCATAGCGATTCGGATCATGTCTACAACACGCCCCGGGCCTGGTATATGCAGCGCTTCCTCAACCCCTATGACGAGATCTGGGACGGACCGGATGCCGATCATGCCCCCACCAGTGACAACATCCCTTGGTGCCGCCAGCCCGAGCGTCTGATTACCGTGGAGGATGTCAAGTATCTGCTCAGCTCCCACTACCAGGGCACGCCCTACGATCCCTATGGGCGGACCGGCGACGAGCACACCAAAGGGCTCTACCGGCCCATCGGCATCAACCGCAACGACCAGCTGGCCCTGATCCAGCTGCGCCCCTACCGGCCTGAATCCTGCCGGGCCATCCAATGGATGTCCTACGGATCCAACGCCTTCAATGCCTTGGTTCCTTTCTATGCCAATGTGGATCGGACGCCCGACTATCTGGCCAACGCCACTGACCGGGTCTCCACTGACAGCCTCTACTGGTCGGATCGGCTGATCGCCGCCCTGTGCGATTCCGAATTCGCAGGCACCTCGGCGGCTGTCGAGCGTTACCAGCAGAGCGTGGGCGGCGAGGGCCACCGGCTGATTGCCGCCGCTGACGAGCAGGTGGCACGGCTGGAGGGCGCCGACCAGGGCACCGACAACGCCGAGGTGCGCCAGGTGCTGGAGGCCGCCAACCAGGACATGGCCGACCGTCTGCGCAAACAGACCGATGACCTGCTTGGCCAGGTGCTCTACACGGTCAGCATGGGCATGCGCAACGGCTACCACCTGTCCGACAACTGA
- a CDS encoding YbhB/YbcL family Raf kinase inhibitor-like protein, whose translation MRIITDFGTIPDRYAKRAPQSLTRKGRPVVSFPFRLEDVPQEARYLHWMLVDPDSVPVCGFPWIHWSLANLPVGALAALQPDEADSSVLAIPEDFSRNLPNLIPGVPQGRTSAASPLVMEEEIADDPAVLMRYNGPTPPDQVHDYVLSVWATKEALPNLEEGFWLNALVHAVHSAQPVAAAARVWLPADA comes from the coding sequence ATGAGGATTATCACAGATTTCGGCACCATTCCCGATCGGTACGCCAAGCGTGCCCCGCAGTCCCTTACGCGCAAGGGACGTCCTGTAGTCTCCTTCCCCTTCCGGCTTGAGGATGTACCCCAGGAGGCTCGTTACCTGCATTGGATGCTGGTGGATCCTGATTCCGTGCCGGTCTGCGGCTTCCCTTGGATCCACTGGTCCCTGGCCAATCTGCCTGTTGGCGCTCTGGCCGCCCTGCAGCCTGATGAGGCTGACAGTTCTGTTCTGGCCATTCCCGAGGACTTCTCCAGAAACCTGCCCAATCTGATTCCCGGTGTGCCTCAGGGCCGGACTTCGGCCGCCTCCCCGCTGGTCATGGAGGAGGAGATCGCCGACGATCCCGCCGTGCTCATGCGCTACAACGGCCCCACCCCTCCAGATCAGGTTCATGACTATGTGCTGTCGGTCTGGGCCACGAAGGAAGCTCTGCCGAATCTGGAGGAGGGATTCTGGCTGAACGCCCTGGTCCATGCCGTTCATTCCGCCCAGCCTGTAGCCGCTGCAGCTCGGGTTTGGCTGCCAGCCGATGCATGA
- a CDS encoding PTS ascorbate transporter subunit IIC produces the protein MNVFLAVLNFISQEILNVPAYLIGIVAAIGLIALKRSAGQVISGALKAAMGYLILGAGATVVTNALDPFGKLVFKATGAHGVVPTNEVIVAQASSQFGAASAYIIVLSFIVMILLARFTPLKYVFLTGHHMVFMSTLLALVLSIGFGKGNNLLIVLIGSLLMGVIMVAMPAFAQPYMNRVTGSDKLSIGHFNTLGYVVSGAVGSAVGKKSRSTEDIDFPKGLSFLRDSMVSTTLLMVVLYLVFAVWTAFVVPAKAAFAVFPSHPANWGAFFMAAFAQALQFGIGVSIILYGVRIILGELVPAFQGIANKVVPGARPALDIPIVFPYGANASLIGFLASFAGGLVALVIIAVWLGPVWGLALILPGMVPHFFDGGGAGVFGNATGGRIGAVVGGFINGLLITFLPAILMTVLGSFGLSNATFGDADFAWYGTVVGKLAQLGIPAGAVVLVVLAVVIFALAWIWQVKVVNTGWMPAAKHAEFIADVEAKEKEAKAQARAAAKAARAEAKAAKAAKAE, from the coding sequence ATGAATGTCTTCCTTGCGGTGCTGAACTTCATCAGCCAGGAGATTCTGAATGTGCCCGCCTACCTGATCGGCATTGTGGCGGCCATCGGCCTGATCGCCCTGAAACGGAGCGCAGGCCAGGTCATCTCAGGTGCCCTCAAGGCGGCCATGGGCTATCTGATTCTGGGTGCCGGCGCCACTGTGGTGACCAACGCCTTGGATCCCTTCGGCAAGCTGGTCTTCAAGGCCACTGGCGCCCACGGGGTCGTCCCCACCAACGAGGTGATCGTGGCCCAGGCCTCCAGCCAATTCGGCGCTGCCTCTGCCTACATCATCGTGCTCAGCTTCATCGTCATGATCCTGCTGGCACGGTTCACTCCGCTCAAGTACGTCTTCCTGACCGGCCACCATATGGTCTTCATGTCCACCCTGCTGGCCCTGGTCCTTTCGATCGGGTTCGGCAAGGGCAACAACCTGCTCATCGTGCTGATCGGCTCCCTGCTCATGGGCGTGATCATGGTCGCCATGCCAGCCTTCGCCCAGCCGTACATGAACCGGGTGACCGGCAGCGACAAGCTGTCCATCGGCCATTTCAACACCTTGGGATACGTGGTCTCGGGCGCGGTCGGCAGTGCTGTGGGCAAGAAGTCGCGTTCCACCGAGGACATCGACTTCCCCAAGGGGCTGAGCTTCCTGCGTGATTCCATGGTCTCCACCACCCTGCTCATGGTCGTCCTCTACCTGGTCTTCGCTGTCTGGACCGCCTTTGTGGTGCCGGCCAAGGCCGCTTTCGCGGTCTTCCCATCGCACCCGGCCAACTGGGGAGCCTTCTTCATGGCCGCCTTCGCCCAGGCTTTGCAGTTCGGCATCGGCGTGAGCATCATCCTCTACGGCGTCCGCATCATCCTGGGCGAGCTGGTGCCCGCCTTCCAGGGCATCGCCAACAAGGTGGTCCCCGGCGCCCGTCCTGCACTGGACATCCCCATTGTCTTCCCCTACGGTGCCAACGCATCCCTGATCGGCTTCCTGGCCTCCTTCGCCGGTGGTCTGGTGGCTCTGGTCATCATCGCCGTCTGGCTCGGGCCTGTCTGGGGTCTGGCCCTGATCCTGCCGGGCATGGTGCCCCACTTCTTCGATGGCGGCGGTGCCGGTGTCTTCGGCAATGCGACCGGCGGCCGCATCGGAGCCGTGGTCGGCGGCTTCATCAATGGTCTGCTGATCACCTTCCTGCCGGCCATCCTGATGACGGTTCTGGGCAGCTTCGGCCTGTCCAACGCCACCTTCGGCGATGCCGACTTCGCCTGGTACGGCACCGTGGTCGGCAAGCTGGCCCAGCTGGGTATCCCCGCCGGGGCCGTGGTCCTGGTGGTCCTGGCTGTGGTGATCTTCGCCCTGGCCTGGATCTGGCAGGTCAAGGTGGTCAACACCGGATGGATGCCTGCCGCCAAGCATGCTGAGTTCATCGCTGATGTCGAGGCTAAAGAGAAGGAGGCCAAGGCTCAGGCTCGTGCAGCCGCCAAGGCCGCCCGCGCCGAGGCCAAGGCCGCCAAGGCAGCAAAAGCCGAATAG
- a CDS encoding PTS sugar transporter subunit IIB — translation MDILCVCGNGIGTSVLLKVNVEQVASELGMDVTVTTSDAGSAKGTANMNDLVLTSPQLAPELEGTTTPVETVQNFMDKDEIKGILEQYAD, via the coding sequence ATGGATATTCTCTGCGTATGCGGCAACGGCATCGGCACATCGGTCCTGCTCAAGGTCAACGTCGAGCAGGTGGCATCGGAGCTGGGCATGGATGTGACTGTGACCACCTCTGACGCGGGCAGCGCCAAGGGCACGGCCAACATGAACGACCTGGTGCTGACCTCGCCTCAGCTGGCGCCCGAGCTGGAGGGGACCACTACTCCGGTCGAGACCGTCCAGAACTTCATGGACAAGGACGAGATCAAGGGCATTCTGGAGCAGTACGCCGACTGA
- a CDS encoding PTS sugar transporter subunit IIA has product MTDFQAFLPDTSFALDVPATDWRDAIREAGDRLVASGFTTDAYTDQMIETVEKMGPYIVIAPGLALAHSRPSEAVLGTGLSWVRLSTPVEFGNKANDPVSLVIGLAGRDEQEHLQVMSAIAGALTDAKKTQQLAKAGTPGEVRAILQS; this is encoded by the coding sequence ATGACGGATTTCCAAGCCTTCCTTCCCGACACATCCTTCGCCCTGGATGTGCCGGCGACTGACTGGCGGGATGCCATCCGCGAGGCGGGCGATAGGCTGGTGGCCTCCGGGTTCACCACCGATGCCTACACGGATCAGATGATTGAGACCGTCGAGAAGATGGGTCCCTACATTGTTATCGCCCCCGGTCTGGCTCTGGCCCATTCCCGGCCCAGCGAGGCGGTCCTGGGAACCGGCCTGAGCTGGGTAAGGCTGTCCACGCCTGTCGAGTTCGGCAACAAGGCCAATGATCCGGTCTCCCTGGTGATCGGTCTGGCCGGACGGGATGAGCAGGAGCACCTGCAGGTGATGTCCGCCATCGCCGGTGCTCTGACCGACGCGAAAAAGACCCAGCAACTGGCCAAGGCCGGCACCCCTGGCGAGGTCCGCGCCATTCTTCAATCGTGA